The sequence GTGTTCGACGGTCGGCTCCGGCATGTTCCCGGCGGAGTGGACGAGTATCTCCGGCTGCGTCGGGAGCAGTCTGCCTCTCAGACTGGGACCGGGGTGTTCGCCGGACCTGAAACGTCCACTGTGTCCAGCTCTGCCGGGAAGCCGGAGACGGACTCCGCGGAGGGGGCACAGGCTCCTGCCGTCTCCGGTGCGCGGCGCAGGGCGGCGCAGAAGGAGCTCGGCGCGATCGAACGACGCCTCGACAAACTCGCGCGGGAGATCAAGGCGATGCATCAGCGCCTCGCCGAGCACGACCAGAGTGACTACGAGGGATTGCAGCGGCACGCGGGTGAGCTGCGGGAACTTGAGGCCGAGGTCGCCGAGTTCGAACAGCGGTGGCTCGAACTCTCGGAACTCGTCGGCTGACCGCCCTGCGGCGGCCATCCGAGGCGCCGGAAACGGGCGCGGTTAGAGTTCTTCACATGAGTCGGTTCGTGGAGACGATGGTCACCACCGCGAACGCGGGTGGGCGGCAACGCGGGATGGTCACCGGGGAGCCAAGGGAGCCCGTGCGCAGAACGTGGTTCGAGGTGCACGAGCGGGCCCGCCGCGTCGCCGGAGGTCTGATCGAGGCCGGTCTCCGACCCGGCGGTGCGGTCGCGGTGCTGGCCGGTGCTCCCGAACTCATCGCGCCGACAGTGCAGGGCGTGTGGCTCGCGGGCGGCAGCGTGACCATGCTCCACCAGCCCACGGCACGGACCGATCTCGCCAAGTGGGCAGAGGACACGCTGCGCGTGCTCGGCATGATCGGGTCCTCGCTCGTCGCACTGGGGGAGCCGTTCGACGGTCTCGCGCCGGTGCTCGACGAACACGGCATCGCCTACCGCTCGATCACGGACCTGCTCGAAGCCGCGCCGCTTCCCGAACCCGTACCCACGGGTGAGGACGCGCTGGCGTTGTTGCAGCTCACCAGCGGCTCGACGGCCGACCCGAAGGCCGTGAAGATCACGCACGGCAACCTGTTCTCCAACGTCACCGCCATGGTGCGGCGTGCGGAGTTCGACTTCGACACCGACGTGATGGTGTCGTGGCTCCCGCTGTTCCACGACATGGGCATGGTCGGTTTCCTTACCGTGCCGATGACCTTCGGTGTCGAACTCGTCAAGATCACGCCGATGGACTTCCTCGGCGGTCCGCTCGTGTGGCCGGAGCTGATCAGCAGGTACCGGGGGACGACGACGGCCGCCCCGAACTTCGCCTATGCCATCGTTGGTCGCAGGCTCGCCAAAGTGGACGACGACAGCGCCTACGACCTGTCCTCCCTGCGTATCGCCCTCAACGGCGCCGAACCGATCGACCCGACGGCGGTGCGCACCTTCACCGAAGCCGGCAGCCGTTTCGGCATGCCTGCCGAGTGTGTCTTTCCGGCCTACGGTCTCGCCGAGGCCACGCTCGCGGTGTCGTTCGCGCCGCTGTTCACCGGTCTCACGGTTGACGTCGTCGAGGCCGAGGCACTGGAGGTCGGCGACCGCGCCGTGGCGGTGCCGGAGGGTGATCCTCGCCGCGATACCGACGAGGTGCGACGGTTCGCCGTGCTCGGACATCCGTTGCCTGGCCTCGAGGCCCGCATCGTCGGCGAGGACGGCACGGAGCGCGGGGAGCGCGAGGTCGGGGAGATCCAGCTTCGCGGGGAAGCGGTGTCTCCCGGCTACCTCACCGTGGACGGCCCTCTCGACACGAGGGACGCCGAAGGCTGGTTCCCCACCGGTGACATCGGCTATCTCGTGGACGGGCAGATCGTGATCTGCGGGCGCAAGAAAGACGTCATCATTCTCGGTGGGCGCAACGTGTACCCGACCGACATCGAGAGGGCCGCGAGTGCCGTTGACGGTGTCCGTGCGGGCAACGCCGTGGCGGTGCGCATCGACGCCGGAACCCGCAGGGAGCGGTTCGCCGTCGTCCTGGAGTCCACTGTGGCCGGTGACACCGATGCGGAGAACGCGCTGGCGAAGGCGGTCGCGGCCAGGGTCCGCGACGCGGTGGACGCCCGCCCCTACGCGGTCGTCGTGCTGCCGAAGGGCAGCCTGCCCAAGACCCCGTCCGGCAAGGTGAAGCGCGCCGCCACAGCGACGCGCTACCGGGAACTCATCGACTCGAGGGCCTGAACAACTCTTTGTGAAGTCCTTCAGACCAGCTTGCGCCACAACGGTGCGCGGGCGTGGCTGTGGTCGAGCGCGGTCGCGACGTACGCCCTCGGCAGCGTGGCGGACTCGCGGGCCGCGAGCGCCGTCTCCACCAGCCGCAGGAACGAGTCCACCGCTGCCGGGTCGTAGCCGACCGTGCGGCGGCCCATCGGGCACAGTGTGAACGCCACCTTGTGCACGTCGGCCGCCGTCACGGTGTCACGGCCTTCCAAGGTGGCCGCGACCCGGCTGAGAAAGGCATCGACCTGCATGCGGTTGTAGCCGCGCGTGCCCCACGGGGCGGGAGGGAACCAGGCTCTATCGACGTCGTCGGCTGTGATCTCCATCAGCGATCGAGACCTTCCGCCGTCGCCGACGCGGGCCGCAACCCGCTCGACTGCGCGAGTTGCCGCTCGACGAGGTCGAGGAACTCGTCCACCTGCTCCTCGTCGTAGCCTCGCCGCCCCAGCAACGGGCGTCCGAACCGGACGTGGTGGACCTCGGCGGCCGTGACGGTGTCCTTGCCCGCCAATGTGAGGGCGATCCGGCTGACGAAGGCATCGACCTCGGCCTTGGCGTAGCCGCGGCGACCGAACGGAGCGTTGTCGAACTGGATGTCGGAGATTTCTCGCGCGGTGAACGACATGGGACCTCTCTCGGGCTCAGACGTCGTCGCTGTGCGCAACGACCTAGCCACGAGCGGTAGGTCCGGAAACCTGACAACACAGGGCATAGCCCGATCGAGGAGCCAGGACAACCCGGTCAGGTGGTGACAAACCGGATGAGAGGCCGTCAGCGGCCGTGGAACTCGTTCTGCGCGGCGGCCAATCCCTTGCCGATCAACGCTTCGACGGCGTCGGCGCAGAGTCCGATGTTCAGCGCCAGTTCGCGTCGCTCGGTGGAGGAGAAGTCCTTCAGCACGTAGTCAGCGGGGTCCATGCGTCCTGGCGGCCGGTCGATACCGAATCGGACGCGGAAATACTCCTGCGTGCCGAGGGACTTGGTGATGGAGCGGAGTCCGTTGTGGCCGCCCGCGCCACCGCCGAACTTGAGCCGCACCGACCCGTAGGGAAGATCAAGCTCGTCGTGGATCACCACGACGCCCTCGGGGCCGATCTTGTAGAACCGGGCGGTGCCCGCGACGGGGCCACCGGAGAGGTTCATGAACGATCGCGGTTTGGCCAGCACGACTCTGCGGCCGGCGAGACGCCCCTCGCACACCTCCGCGCCGCCCTTGTGGGCCTTGAAGCGCCCACCGATGCGGTCGGCGATCTCGTCGAGGACGAGGAAGCCGATGTTGTGCCGGTTGCCTTCGTAACGAGGTCCGGGATTGCCGAGACCGGCGAGCAGCACGTGCTCGCCGGTCCCCGGCAGATCAGGAGTCACAGTCGTGTCCTCGACAGGAAGGCTCAGGCGTTCTCGGAGGTCTCCGGCTTGTCCTCGACGACACCGGCGCCCTCGATGTCCACCGCGCCCTCCATGGCGGCCTCGCTCGGGGACTCCGCCACGGCGACGACGAGTGCGTCGGGGTCGGTCACCAGCGTCGAGCCCTTCGGCAGGGAAACCTGGGAGGCGTTGATCTGCGTGCCTGCCGTGGCGCCGTCGATCGACACCTCGAGCTGCTCAGGCAGGTTCAGCGCGTCGGCCTCGACCTGGACAGTGTCGAGGTCCTGCGTCACCAGTGTGCCGGGTGCGGACTGGCCGGTGAGGACGATCGGGACCTCGACCGTCACCTTCTCACCGCGCTTGACGACGAGCAGATCGACGTGCTCGATGTAGTTCTTCAGCGGGTGGACCGTGACGGTCTTGGTGAGGGCCAGCTGCGTGGCCTCCGCGCTGTCGGCGTCCTTGACGTCCAGCGTGATGACAGCGTTCTGCCCGTTCTCGCGGATCACGCGGGCGAATTCGAGGGCAGGCAGTGCCAGGTGCCTCGGGTCGATGCCGTGGCCGTAGAGCACCGCGGGGATCTTGCCCGCGCGGCGGGTGCGGCGCGCGGCGCCCTTACCGAACTCGGTGCGTGGTTCGACCGTCAGACGTACCTCGGACACGGAAATGCACTCCTCGCGATGAATTCAAGATCGTTGCTTGTCGGCTGTCCGGCGGCGAGTCCACGACGTGCGCGCACGAGGGCCCTCGAAGCCGCCGCGTCGATCACGTCGGGCGCCGGCGACATCTCGCGGCACCCACCTCGCCGAGACAACCGCTTCAGTCTAGGCCAACCGATTCCGCCGCTCGACGGCACCCGGCGGTTACCTCCCGTGAGGCGGGGAGGCGGGAAAAAGCCCGGGGCCACCGCCGCGTGACGGTGGCCCCGGGGCAACGAGAAGGAACGAGGTCGAACAGGCCGGCTCAGGCGCTGCCGTCGAAGAGGCTTGTCACCGAGCCGTCCTCGAAGACCTCCTGGATGGCGCGGGCCAGAAGCGGCGCGATCGACAGCACCGTGAGGTTGGGGAAGCGCTTCTCCTCGGGGATCGGCAGCGTGTTGGTGATGATGACCTCCTTCACCGGTGCCTTCGCGAGACGTTCGGTGGCGGGGTCGGACAGAATGCCGTGCGTCGAGGCGATGACGACGTCGGCCGCACCCTCATCCGCGAGTGCGTTGGCGGCCTTCGTGATCGTGCCACCGGTGTCGATCATGTCGTCGATCAGCACGCAGAGCCTGCCCTTGACGTCGCCCACCACGCGGTTGGCGACGGCCTGGTTGGGCTTGTCGGGGTCGCGGGTCTTGTGGATGAAGGCGATCGGCCGGTCACCGAGCTGCTGCGCCCACTTCTCGGCCAGCCGCACCCTGCCCGAGTCCGGAGAGACGACGGCGATGTTCTGGTCGCCGTAGTGCTCCTCGATGTACTTGGCGAGCACATTCTGGCCGTGCAGGTGATCGACGGGGCCGTCGAAGAAGCCCTGGATCTGCGCTGTGTGCAGATCCACCGTCAGGA comes from Saccharomonospora xinjiangensis XJ-54 and encodes:
- a CDS encoding fatty acyl-AMP ligase, with the translated sequence MSRFVETMVTTANAGGRQRGMVTGEPREPVRRTWFEVHERARRVAGGLIEAGLRPGGAVAVLAGAPELIAPTVQGVWLAGGSVTMLHQPTARTDLAKWAEDTLRVLGMIGSSLVALGEPFDGLAPVLDEHGIAYRSITDLLEAAPLPEPVPTGEDALALLQLTSGSTADPKAVKITHGNLFSNVTAMVRRAEFDFDTDVMVSWLPLFHDMGMVGFLTVPMTFGVELVKITPMDFLGGPLVWPELISRYRGTTTAAPNFAYAIVGRRLAKVDDDSAYDLSSLRIALNGAEPIDPTAVRTFTEAGSRFGMPAECVFPAYGLAEATLAVSFAPLFTGLTVDVVEAEALEVGDRAVAVPEGDPRRDTDEVRRFAVLGHPLPGLEARIVGEDGTERGEREVGEIQLRGEAVSPGYLTVDGPLDTRDAEGWFPTGDIGYLVDGQIVICGRKKDVIILGGRNVYPTDIERAASAVDGVRAGNAVAVRIDAGTRRERFAVVLESTVAGDTDAENALAKAVAARVRDAVDARPYAVVVLPKGSLPKTPSGKVKRAATATRYRELIDSRA
- a CDS encoding DivIVA domain-containing protein, encoding MEITADDVDRAWFPPAPWGTRGYNRMQVDAFLSRVAATLEGRDTVTAADVHKVAFTLCPMGRRTVGYDPAAVDSFLRLVETALAARESATLPRAYVATALDHSHARAPLWRKLV
- a CDS encoding DivIVA domain-containing protein — encoded protein: MSFTAREISDIQFDNAPFGRRGYAKAEVDAFVSRIALTLAGKDTVTAAEVHHVRFGRPLLGRRGYDEEQVDEFLDLVERQLAQSSGLRPASATAEGLDR
- the pth gene encoding aminoacyl-tRNA hydrolase, with product MTPDLPGTGEHVLLAGLGNPGPRYEGNRHNIGFLVLDEIADRIGGRFKAHKGGAEVCEGRLAGRRVVLAKPRSFMNLSGGPVAGTARFYKIGPEGVVVIHDELDLPYGSVRLKFGGGAGGHNGLRSITKSLGTQEYFRVRFGIDRPPGRMDPADYVLKDFSSTERRELALNIGLCADAVEALIGKGLAAAQNEFHGR
- a CDS encoding 50S ribosomal protein L25/general stress protein Ctc; amino-acid sequence: MSEVRLTVEPRTEFGKGAARRTRRAGKIPAVLYGHGIDPRHLALPALEFARVIRENGQNAVITLDVKDADSAEATQLALTKTVTVHPLKNYIEHVDLLVVKRGEKVTVEVPIVLTGQSAPGTLVTQDLDTVQVEADALNLPEQLEVSIDGATAGTQINASQVSLPKGSTLVTDPDALVVAVAESPSEAAMEGAVDIEGAGVVEDKPETSENA
- a CDS encoding ribose-phosphate diphosphokinase yields the protein MSPKHGTPKKNLMLFSGRSHVELAEEVAKHLNVTITPQTLLSFANGEIYVRFQESVRGTDAFVLQSFSPPINEWIMEQLIMVDALKRGSAKRITVIMPFYPYSRQDKKHKGREPISARLIADLFKTAGADRILTVDLHTAQIQGFFDGPVDHLHGQNVLAKYIEEHYGDQNIAVVSPDSGRVRLAEKWAQQLGDRPIAFIHKTRDPDKPNQAVANRVVGDVKGRLCVLIDDMIDTGGTITKAANALADEGAADVVIASTHGILSDPATERLAKAPVKEVIITNTLPIPEEKRFPNLTVLSIAPLLARAIQEVFEDGSVTSLFDGSA